GTCTAACACAAATACTGGCACTGTAAAATGGTTTAACGAAGAGAAAGGTTTCGGCTTCATTTCTCAAGACAACGGCGGTGCTGACGTATTCGTACACTTCCGTGCAATCGCTTCAGAAGGTTTCAAAACTCTGAAAGAAGGCCAAAAGGTTTCTTTCGAAGTTGAAAACGGTCAAAAAGGCCTACAAGCAGCAAACGTTGTTGCTCAATAATTAGCTTCTAGCTAAAAAGAACTTTAAAGCGCTGATTTATATCGGCGCTTTTTTACATCTATCCATCAATCTTTCTCCCTCTTTAAGATTTCAAGCGACATCCTCTTAATCCGCCAAACCTTATAACTCAAAACTCAACATCCATGCTCTGGTCACAAAGTTGAGACAAATCCCCACGATAACCGGCTAATTTTGCCGTAACAAAAACCCTCTTTTGTAGCCCCGCTGATAAGTCGATGCTTAGCCAAATAGTCATCGGCATACTCGAAATTTCAATATGTATGCAATATATCCACACTATAAATGCGTGTTTTATGCGCTTCTAACTGCTAATTTCATAATTTTTAAAGCAAAATCCTTTGAAATCCGCTAACCTTGTCAACCAGTGGCTTGAGCTAGTTTAAAATATGCAGTAGAAATAATGAAAAAAGACGAATTTCAAAAATCCACCGCTAATCTAAAAAAAGCGGTACCTCTCATGATGAAAAATAGAGTGTCTACCACACCTGCAAATTACGCACTCTGGTACACTTATGTGGATAATGCGATCCCACAACTGAATGAAGAGATGGATGGCATTCTTGAACACTACAGCATTTGCCCACCGGCTGTTAGTGAACAACTTTACAACGATTATGTTGCTAGCAAAGCTGAAACTAATATCAACGATCTTCGAGCGAATCTGGAATTGCTGGTTTCTGAAGTTTCGAATTCGATGAACGATACGCTTATGGACACCTCTGCTTTCTCCGATATGATCGACAAAAGCTTTGAGGGTTTAGCTGGTGTTGATCATGATAGTTTCTCTATTGATGAAGTGATGTCTTTAGTCCGTCAACTCGTTTCAGAATCTCATCATATTCGCCACTCGACCCAATTCTTAAATTCTCAACTGAACGCTGCAGCGTTAGAAATCACCAAACTTAAAGCTCAACTTGTCGAAGTGCAAAGGGATGCGCTCTTTGACAATACAACAGGACTCTATAACCGTCGTTCTTTCGAACGAGATTTAGAAACCTTGTGTGAAGCGAAACAATCTTTTTGTTTAATCCTTCTCGACATCGATCACTTTAAAGATTTCAACGATACTTATGGCCACTTATTTGGCGATATGGTACTCAAAGGCATCGCTCGTAAACTGAAATTAAGTTGTCGAGACGGCATTTGTGCCTATCGATTTGGTGGTGAAGAATTTGCGCTTATCGTACCCAATAAATCACTCCGTATGACTCGCCAACTCGCTGATACCAATCGACGCTCTCTAGAAAAGCTGTCGATCAAAGACCGTCGCAGCGGAAAGCAAGTCGGCAATATCACAGCGTCGTTTGGTGTCGCTGAGCTTGAGCCTGGTGAAGCTGCTCAATCACTGATCGAGCGTACCGATAAACTACTTTATGAAGCGAAGTCTCTTGGCCGAAATCGAGTCATGCCTCTTTAGGTTTATCAATAACACGACTCAACGAAAACCAGTGAAACATTAATCAACATACGTTTAAAAAGAACATCAAAAAGCCCCAAAGATAACTGCTGCGTTAATCTTTGGGGCTTTTTTGTCGGCTGTACATCGGTTTATTAACTACTGACTTTAATCCTATAGTCAACGAAAACCTGCTTCTTGTTGCTAAAGTTGGTAGCAGTAATTGAGGCAGTAATCTTCACCACTTTTTGCTCTAAACTCTTTATCTTCACTGGATGCCTTTGGTTTACCCTTTGCATCACCTTGAATCAAACTGATCCAGTGGCGCATCGCAGCAATAGTCTCTTCACGCATTGTGGTGGTTGCTTCCATTGGTGATTGACCAAACGTGGTGCATGATTCCAACTGAATATCATCGATTTCTACCAGTTCAATACAACCCGTCCCTTTGTGGCAACCAAACATCACCTCTAAGTGGCTTCCACTGCCATCTCGGAACAAGATTGAATCTGGGTCACATTTCTCCCCCATATAAGCCACAAATTGCTTAGGGTGCTTCAGACCACTGTGTTGGCCACCTTTGAAGTAAGCCATGACATGATGGTAATCGACGACGTAGCTGGTTACGTCTTGATGTGAGCCATTCTCGAGAGGGAATAGTCGATCAAGTAACTGCTTTGCTTTCACTTGCTTTTCAGTTTGCTGGCTTGCACTGATTGTCTCGACGGCAAAGACAGCTTCAGCGATAAAGGGTTTTGTTTGTTTTTGGATTTCTGTTTTATCGAATGTAAGCATATTCATAGTCTTTCCCTCTTGACCAGTTCGGTGATAACCACCGATTTCTGCAGCTAAAATGTGTCCTAGAGCAATTATTCCAAACTAACGTTTAATTTATTTGTCATTTTGTGAATTGCTTAGTTTGTAGACTAGCGCTTTTTTGCATACAATTTCACAACAAAAATTTTACAATGTGAATTTTACAAATATGGCCTTGTCAAAAAGTTTAGTTCGTCAGTCTCATTTCCTAGGCACGAAAATACGTAACCTAAGAAAACGTAATCATTTAACCATGGAAGATCTGTCTGCGCGTTGTATCAGAATCAACCCAGAGTACGCACCTTCCGTTTCTTACCTTTCCATGATTGAACGTGGAAAACGGGTTCCAAGTATCGACATGCTGGAAGTGATTGCGCAGGTCTTTCAGAAGAACCCAACATGGTTCCTCGACGACGAATCAGAACAACAAGCCATTGCACCTGACAAAGGGAATCGCGGGGGGATCAGTGGTATGGCACTCGAGCCGAGTTTTCTTTTCTCAAACGATATCCTACAAATTGCGATTCCTGAAATGCTGTCACAAACTGGGATTTCAGGCCGTC
The DNA window shown above is from Vibrio artabrorum and carries:
- the cspE gene encoding transcription antiterminator/RNA stability regulator CspE, with protein sequence MSNTNTGTVKWFNEEKGFGFISQDNGGADVFVHFRAIASEGFKTLKEGQKVSFEVENGQKGLQAANVVAQ
- a CDS encoding aldolase/citrate lyase/malate synthase family protein, translated to MNMLTFDKTEIQKQTKPFIAEAVFAVETISASQQTEKQVKAKQLLDRLFPLENGSHQDVTSYVVDYHHVMAYFKGGQHSGLKHPKQFVAYMGEKCDPDSILFRDGSGSHLEVMFGCHKGTGCIELVEIDDIQLESCTTFGQSPMEATTTMREETIAAMRHWISLIQGDAKGKPKASSEDKEFRAKSGEDYCLNYCYQL
- a CDS encoding GGDEF domain-containing protein yields the protein MKKDEFQKSTANLKKAVPLMMKNRVSTTPANYALWYTYVDNAIPQLNEEMDGILEHYSICPPAVSEQLYNDYVASKAETNINDLRANLELLVSEVSNSMNDTLMDTSAFSDMIDKSFEGLAGVDHDSFSIDEVMSLVRQLVSESHHIRHSTQFLNSQLNAAALEITKLKAQLVEVQRDALFDNTTGLYNRRSFERDLETLCEAKQSFCLILLDIDHFKDFNDTYGHLFGDMVLKGIARKLKLSCRDGICAYRFGGEEFALIVPNKSLRMTRQLADTNRRSLEKLSIKDRRSGKQVGNITASFGVAELEPGEAAQSLIERTDKLLYEAKSLGRNRVMPL